One genomic region from Anopheles bellator chromosome 2, idAnoBellAS_SP24_06.2, whole genome shotgun sequence encodes:
- the LOC131210104 gene encoding uncharacterized protein LOC131210104, translated as MAIVKDSATFFQHGNSAQFEYVLGLYPKALRLKADTRGNGKKAEKLVRLEEWYQNELPKLIKKRGRDAHLLHEELVQTMEWKQTRGKFYPQLSYLIKINTPRAVVMDTRKAFRKLPNLEQALNALSNLKGVGITMASALLAAAMPESAPFMADECLMAIPDIEGIDYTTKEYLKFVTHIHQTMDRLNLEVESNGLPETSTDDGGGDDPPAAAVGTEKDTSDKKDDKPESSGEEATNDGEKTNGSTPAAADDNTAAGKPKAKKWSAHQVELALWTHYIVTDLQPELLGGMPGNNNGVASAAGGAANGISKEDGDEDDERDEDEDENGTADDDKEEDALGDEEDDENSRTAVESSESESNEAAGGGTAAGPVVVANGKARGSDEPDNSSANVVEEDALVAKKDTTPVSNNGTAEQQKSEVTVDGAPESEAVVPAPVTERKSTAESSPADGDECSKSGDSLDADSGAAVVATAMTTKPTVAATTTTLCGADEHTAADSGDSQNSSSHGGANKRPLFCEDAADDKPELSAPKLIKL; from the exons atggccatcgtCAAGGACAGTGCGACGTTCTTCCAGCACGGCAACTCGGCCCAGTTCGAGTACGTGCTCGGGCTGTACCCGAAGGCGCTCCGGCTGAAGGCGGACACGCGCGGCAACGGCAAGAAGGCAGAGAAGTTGGTCCGGCTCGAGGAGTGGTATCAGAACGAACTACCGAAGCTGATCAAGAAGCGGGGCCGCGATGCCCACCTGCTGCACGAGGAGCTGGTGCAGACGATGGAGTGGAAGCAGACGCGCGGAAAGTTTTACCCGCAGCTCTCGTATCTGATCAAAATCAACACACCGCGCGCGGTCGTGATGGACACGCGGAAAGCGTTCCGCAAGCTGCCGAACCTAGAGCAGGCCCTCAACGCGCTCTCGAACCTGAAGGGGGTCGGCATCACGATGGCGTCGgccctgctggccgccgccatgcCCGAGAGCGCGCCGTTCATGGCGGACGAGTGCCTGATGGCGATCCCGGACATCGAGGGCATCGACTACACGACCAAGGAGTATCTCAAGTTCGTCACACACATCCACCAAACGATGGACCGTCTCAATCTGGAGGTCGAATCGAACGGGCTCCCGGAAACGTCCACcgatgacggcggtggtgacgaCCCGCCGGCTGCGGCGGTCGGCACGGAGAAAGACACCTCCGACAAAAAGGACGACAAACCGGAAAGCAGCGGCGAAGAGGCGACCAACGATGGGGAGAAGACAAATGGGTCGacgccggcggcagcggacgACA acaccgccgccggcaaacCGAAGGCAAAGAAGTGGTCCGCCCATCAGGTCGAACTGGCCCTCTGGACACACTACATCGTGACGGATTTGCAACCGGAGTTGCTCGGCGGTATGCCGGGCAACAATAATGGTgtggcgtcggcggccggtggtgccgcAAACGGAATCTCGAAGGAAGACggcgatgaggacgacgagcgggacgaagacgaggacgaaAATGGAACGGCCGACGATGATAAAGAGGAGGATGCGCTCGgggacgaggaggacgatgagAATTCGCGCACCGCGGTCGAAtcgtcggaatcggaaagcAACGAAGCGGCGGGAGGTGGCACCGCCGCAgggccggtggtggtagcgAACGGTAAGGCTCGGGGAAGCGACGAGCCAGACAACAGTAGTGCCAACGTCGTGGAGGAGGACGCGTTGGTAGCGAAGAAGGACACAACGCCCGTCTCGAACAACGGCACAGCGGAGCAGCAGAAGTCAGAAGTTACGGTGGACGGCGCGCCCGAGAGCGAGGCGGTGGTACCAGCGCCTGTAACCGAACGAAAATCAACGGCCGAAAGCAGTcccgccgacggcgacgagtgCTCAAAATCGGGTGACAGTTTAGACGCCGACTCCGGGGCGGCAGTGGTGGCGACAGCAATGACAACGAAACCGACAGTggcggcaacgacgacgacgttatGTGGTGCCGACGAGCATACGGCGGCCGATAGTGGCGACTCCCagaacagcagcagtcacGGTGGTGCCAACAAACGTCCGCTCTTCTGCGAGGACGCGGCCGACGACAAGCCGGAGCTGAGCGCACCGAAGCTGATAAAATTGTAG